The Mercurialis annua linkage group LG8, ddMerAnnu1.2, whole genome shotgun sequence genome window below encodes:
- the LOC126661946 gene encoding GDSL esterase/lipase At2g30310-like has protein sequence MALNTTSLPKFQAILIFGDSILDTGNNNYIKTIFQANYRPYGRDLNDGVPTGRFCNGKLIPDMLASALRIKDTVPPYLDPNLTDNDLITGVNFASASAGFDERTSLFTRSIPIPKQIEYFKEYITRLEGIVGKEKAMHIISGALIIMDGGTNDFLFNIYDIPMRRLQFTARQYIDFILFKVENSIKELYDLGVRSLIVAGLVPIGFAPVQRLARYVDPFMLKYSSDEQNKHSVIYNEKLVNLLIKLQQSHPASKFVYADINLEIVDMFTNPQKYGFEEIMNACCNTLTYKPRVSCDPETPPCEDPSKYLFWDRIHPTSTAYEYLANSMIHNVLPKFLH, from the exons ATGGCTTTAAACACAACATCTTTACCAAAATTTCAAGCAATTTTGATCTTTGGTGATTCTATATTGGACACCGGTAACAATAACTATATCAAAACAATATTCCAGGCTAACTATCGCCCTTACGGTCGTGATCTCAACGATGGTGTTCCTACAGGAAGATTTTGTAATGGAAAGCTTATTCCTGACATGCTCGCTTCTGCTCTTAGAATTAAGGACACTGTCCCTCCATACTTGGATCCTAATCTCACTGATAATGATCTTATTACAGGTGTTAATTTTGCATCGGCTAGTGCCGGATTCGATGAAAGAACATCTCTATTCACCAGGTCTATTCCCATTCCAAAGCAAATAGAATATTTCAAGGAATATATAACAAGACTTGAAGGAATTGTTGGAAAAGAAAAGGCGATGCATATTATAAGTGGTGCTCTGATAATTATGGATGGTGGAACAaatgattttctttttaatatatatgataTTCCCATGAGAAGATTGCAATTTACCGCAAGGCAGTACATcgattttattctatttaaagTAGAAAATTCTATCAAG GAATTGTATGATCTTGGGGTGCGATCTCTAATAGTAGCAGGGCTTGTTCCAATTGGCTTCGCACCCGTTCAAAGACTTGCAAGATATGTTGATCCATTTATGCTAAAATATAGTTCGGATGAGCAGAACAAACATTCTGTAATTTACAATGAAAAGCTCGTCAATCTATTAATAAAATTGCAGCAATCTCATCCAGCATCAAAATTTGTGTATGCTGATATAAATTTGGAAATAGTGGACATGTTCACTAATCCTCAAAAATACG gTTTTGAAGAAATAATGAATGCGTGCTGCAACACTCTCACTTACAAACCACGTGTTTCATGCGATCCTGAAACTCCGCCGTGTGAAGACccttcaaaatatttattttgggaTAGAATTCATCCCACTTCAACGGCTTATGAATACCTTGCCAATTCTATGATACACAATGTTCTTCCCAAATTTCTCCATTAG